The Exiguobacterium acetylicum genome includes a window with the following:
- the hisF gene encoding imidazole glycerol phosphate synthase subunit HisF has product MLMKRIIPCLDVKEGRVVKGVKFQNLRDLGDPVAVAKYYYEQGADELVLLDISATQEGRETMLDIVERVAEVIYMPFTVGGGIKTIEDAKRLIRAGADKVSLNSSALQNPQLIQEVSRLFGVQATVVAIDAKQTGDSWGVFSHGGTQPVGRDVIEWAQEAVALGAGELLVTSMDADGTKDGYDLALIRRLREVVNVPIIASGGVGTLDHLAEGLEAGADAALAASIFHEATYTMPETKAYLKERGVEVR; this is encoded by the coding sequence ATGTTGATGAAACGGATCATTCCCTGTCTTGACGTCAAAGAAGGACGTGTCGTCAAAGGGGTTAAATTCCAGAACTTACGTGATCTTGGTGACCCGGTCGCCGTCGCAAAATACTATTATGAGCAAGGGGCAGACGAACTTGTCCTGCTCGATATCTCAGCAACGCAAGAAGGACGCGAGACGATGCTTGATATCGTCGAACGAGTCGCAGAAGTCATCTATATGCCGTTTACGGTTGGTGGCGGAATCAAAACAATTGAAGACGCAAAACGCTTGATTCGTGCCGGTGCCGATAAAGTATCACTCAACTCGTCAGCGCTTCAAAACCCACAACTGATTCAAGAAGTTAGCCGCCTGTTCGGTGTCCAAGCGACGGTCGTCGCGATCGATGCGAAACAGACGGGCGACTCATGGGGGGTCTTCTCACACGGGGGAACACAACCGGTCGGACGTGACGTGATCGAGTGGGCGCAGGAAGCGGTTGCCCTCGGTGCCGGGGAGTTACTCGTTACGTCAATGGATGCTGATGGAACAAAAGACGGCTATGATCTCGCCTTGATCCGTCGTTTACGTGAAGTCGTCAACGTACCAATCATCGCTTCCGGTGGTGTCGGGACACTCGATCACTTAGCGGAAGGACTAGAGGCAGGGGCTGACGCGGCTCTAGCTGCTTCGATTTTCCATGAAGCGACGTACACGATGCCGGAAACGAAAGCCTACCTCAAAGAACGAGGAGTCGAAGTCCGATGA
- the hisA gene encoding 1-(5-phosphoribosyl)-5-[(5-phosphoribosylamino)methylideneamino]imidazole-4-carboxamide isomerase gives MQLYPAIDLMSGQAVRLKQGDFDQQTFFGDALTIAKRFKEDGATAIHLIDLDGAKAGEPLHLSLIADIKKETGLFVEAGGGVRNIETVEAYVGAGIDRILVGTVALEDEALLEQMIALAGDKLAVALDAKEGIVQTRGWLEASGWTLEEAMTHLIGKGIKTFLYTDISRDGMMMGPDVDGLDRLKREGVELIASGGVTTVDDVARLKEIGMDGAVVGRALLDGSLALKEVLRVC, from the coding sequence ATGCAACTCTACCCAGCAATCGATTTAATGAGCGGACAGGCGGTACGCCTGAAGCAAGGAGATTTTGACCAACAAACATTCTTCGGTGATGCGTTGACAATCGCGAAGCGTTTCAAGGAAGACGGGGCGACTGCGATTCACTTGATCGATCTTGACGGTGCAAAAGCCGGCGAACCGTTACATTTGAGCTTGATCGCCGACATAAAAAAAGAGACCGGGTTGTTTGTTGAAGCGGGTGGTGGTGTCCGCAATATCGAGACGGTTGAAGCATACGTCGGTGCCGGGATCGACCGGATTCTCGTCGGCACGGTTGCCCTTGAGGATGAAGCGTTACTCGAGCAGATGATCGCCCTCGCTGGTGATAAACTGGCTGTTGCGTTAGATGCCAAAGAAGGCATCGTTCAGACACGAGGTTGGCTCGAAGCGAGCGGTTGGACGCTCGAAGAAGCGATGACGCACTTGATCGGTAAAGGCATCAAGACGTTCCTCTATACAGACATTTCGCGCGACGGGATGATGATGGGACCGGACGTTGATGGACTTGATCGTTTAAAACGGGAAGGGGTCGAATTGATTGCTTCCGGTGGGGTGACGACAGTTGACGATGTTGCGCGTCTCAAAGAGATTGGGATGGACGGAGCAGTCGTCGGTCGGGCATTGCTTGATGGATCACTCGCCTTAAAAGAGGTGTTACGCGTATGTTGA
- the hisH gene encoding imidazole glycerol phosphate synthase subunit HisH has translation MIAIVDYGVGNIANVERALKELGEAVIVTSDTELLDQAEALVLPGVGAYAPAMERLKETGLVDFLKEQAEKKPFLGICLGMQLLFESSDEDGLTEGLGILPGTIEKLPSDVRLPHMGWHQLTNHGEAVYFVHSYGAVCDPEWIVDAVEYGRLVPAIVQKGQVTGMQFHPEKSGEVGLKLLKEWRETTCNSTQQSI, from the coding sequence ATGATAGCAATCGTCGATTATGGCGTCGGGAATATCGCGAACGTCGAGCGGGCGTTAAAAGAACTCGGCGAAGCGGTCATCGTTACGAGTGACACAGAGTTGCTCGACCAAGCAGAGGCACTCGTCTTACCGGGTGTCGGCGCCTATGCGCCAGCAATGGAGCGCCTAAAGGAAACGGGACTCGTCGACTTCTTAAAAGAACAAGCCGAAAAGAAACCGTTCCTCGGGATTTGTCTCGGAATGCAGTTACTCTTTGAATCCAGTGACGAAGATGGACTGACGGAAGGACTCGGGATTTTACCGGGAACGATTGAAAAATTACCGAGCGATGTTCGCTTACCACACATGGGGTGGCACCAATTGACGAACCACGGCGAAGCCGTCTATTTCGTCCACTCGTATGGTGCCGTCTGTGACCCAGAATGGATCGTTGACGCGGTTGAATACGGACGTCTCGTCCCAGCGATCGTTCAAAAAGGACAAGTCACGGGAATGCAGTTCCACCCGGAAAAGAGTGGCGAAGTCGGACTGAAACTACTGAAGGAATGGAGAGAGACGACATGCAACTCTACCCAGCAATCGATTTAA
- the hisB gene encoding imidazoleglycerol-phosphate dehydratase HisB, protein MRRGASERVSAESDIKVEVDLAGGPVEIKTGVGFFDHMLTLFAFQARIGLKVTAKGDTWIDAHHTVEDTAIVLGAALTEALGDKAGIERYGESRVPMDETLASVVLDFSGRPFTVFRASFKNPKLGDFDTELAEEFFQGLSRSARMTIHAEVLYGSNTHHMIEGLFKALGRAVRQAVAVTSEGVPSTKGLIDQ, encoded by the coding sequence ATGCGGCGTGGCGCAAGCGAACGAGTAAGTGCAGAGTCAGACATCAAGGTTGAGGTTGATCTCGCAGGAGGTCCGGTTGAGATTAAGACCGGTGTCGGATTCTTTGATCATATGTTGACATTATTCGCCTTTCAGGCACGAATCGGTCTGAAGGTAACGGCAAAAGGCGATACGTGGATCGATGCGCACCACACGGTCGAAGATACGGCGATCGTCCTTGGGGCAGCGTTGACGGAAGCGCTCGGTGATAAAGCTGGGATCGAACGTTACGGCGAATCACGTGTACCGATGGATGAAACACTCGCGTCGGTCGTGCTTGATTTCAGTGGTCGTCCGTTTACAGTCTTCCGTGCTAGTTTCAAGAATCCGAAGCTCGGTGATTTTGATACAGAACTTGCAGAAGAGTTCTTCCAAGGGTTATCACGGAGTGCCCGGATGACGATTCATGCCGAAGTCTTGTATGGCTCGAACACACATCACATGATCGAAGGGTTGTTCAAAGCACTTGGTCGGGCCGTCCGTCAGGCAGTTGCCGTGACGAGTGAAGGCGTACCGTCTACGAAAGGGTTGATTGATCAATGA
- a CDS encoding pyridoxal phosphate-dependent aminotransferase, which translates to MRLHQNERFTTHSPAGIEAIQELIATFPLNEYPVEIIDQVKASYATYAGVRPTQLVAGNGSDELIGYLCARYGGPGMPVIASEPDFVMYQFYADRARAPFERVPLLDEMALDVDGLIEAPGEIIFLSHPHNPSGVLRKEADIRRLLDSGKYVVIDEAYIDFALEQSMLHLLEEYPKAIILRTLSKAFGLASLRLGFVIASEQIIEEIEQIKSPYNVSGLSAAVGIAIMAEPELDRVLDETYASREAIERILAPIGKTYPSAANFVYVEYPEAERFTQRCADAGLRIRLFDQAFRVSCGSPEAMQVLETCVEEELRCGVAQANE; encoded by the coding sequence ATGCGATTACACCAAAACGAACGATTTACGACCCACAGTCCAGCTGGGATCGAAGCGATTCAGGAATTGATCGCAACGTTCCCATTAAACGAATATCCTGTTGAGATCATCGATCAAGTCAAGGCATCGTACGCGACGTACGCTGGTGTCCGTCCGACGCAACTCGTCGCCGGAAACGGCTCGGATGAGTTGATCGGCTACTTATGTGCCCGTTACGGGGGACCCGGTATGCCAGTCATTGCCTCAGAACCGGACTTCGTCATGTACCAGTTCTACGCTGACCGGGCACGGGCACCGTTCGAACGGGTACCGTTACTCGACGAGATGGCGCTTGACGTCGACGGATTGATCGAAGCACCCGGTGAGATCATCTTCTTGAGTCACCCGCATAATCCGTCCGGTGTCCTCCGCAAGGAAGCAGACATCCGTCGTTTGCTCGACAGTGGTAAATACGTCGTCATCGATGAGGCGTATATCGACTTCGCGCTCGAACAGTCGATGCTTCATCTACTAGAAGAGTATCCGAAAGCGATCATCTTACGGACACTCTCAAAAGCGTTCGGACTCGCATCGCTTCGACTTGGTTTCGTCATCGCGAGCGAACAAATCATCGAAGAAATCGAACAGATCAAATCACCTTATAACGTCTCTGGTCTATCAGCAGCTGTCGGCATCGCCATCATGGCAGAACCAGAACTCGATCGGGTCTTAGACGAGACTTATGCGAGTCGCGAAGCGATCGAGCGGATTCTCGCTCCAATCGGGAAGACGTATCCGAGTGCAGCGAACTTCGTCTACGTCGAGTATCCAGAAGCTGAACGCTTTACGCAGCGTTGTGCAGACGCCGGATTACGGATCCGCTTGTTTGACCAAGCATTCCGTGTCAGTTGTGGATCACCGGAAGCAATGCAAGTATTAGAAACGTGTGTAGAGGAGGAATTACGATGCGGCGTGGCGCAAGCGAACGAGTAA
- the hisD gene encoding histidinol dehydrogenase, whose translation MTPTKPFSIDRDTELAVRAILERVATDGDAAVRDYTKQFDQVDLEDFRLSETRITQAFEQADANLIDSLKLMATRLVEWHEQELPSDIELVEADVTRRQRFVPVDSVGIYVPGGAASYPSTVLMNAIPAKVAGVERVVMVTPMTNLSDEVLVAARIAGVTEIYTIGGAQAVAALTFGTESIQAIDLIVGPGNRFVAEAKRQVYGIVGIDSVAGPSEVVVIADETAHPDRIAADLLAQAEHDRDAVAIAFVPTEEMKQAVDAEIERRLQQLPRQEIARRAMENGGVFVAPLETAIEEANRLAAEHLELAVANPQEVVKSIRHAGMIFLGHETPETLGDYVAGTNHVLPTSGTARFASGLSARTFLRHQTMLEATRAGVQRLANAAKTVARVEGLEAHAQAIEVRED comes from the coding sequence ATGACACCGACAAAACCTTTCAGCATCGATCGCGACACGGAGCTCGCGGTCCGCGCGATTCTTGAACGCGTCGCAACAGACGGTGACGCTGCTGTCCGCGATTACACGAAGCAATTCGATCAGGTCGATCTTGAGGATTTCCGTCTCAGTGAGACACGAATCACACAAGCGTTCGAACAGGCAGACGCGAACTTGATCGACTCGTTGAAGTTGATGGCAACACGACTCGTCGAGTGGCACGAGCAGGAGCTACCGTCGGACATCGAACTCGTCGAAGCAGACGTGACACGACGCCAACGCTTCGTTCCCGTTGATTCAGTCGGGATCTACGTACCGGGTGGGGCAGCAAGTTATCCGTCGACCGTCTTGATGAACGCCATTCCAGCGAAAGTTGCTGGTGTTGAACGCGTCGTCATGGTGACACCGATGACGAACTTAAGTGACGAGGTTCTCGTTGCAGCACGCATCGCTGGTGTGACAGAAATCTATACAATCGGTGGAGCGCAAGCCGTCGCCGCTTTGACATTCGGAACAGAAAGCATCCAAGCCATCGATTTGATCGTCGGACCGGGAAACCGCTTCGTTGCCGAAGCGAAACGCCAAGTCTACGGCATCGTCGGCATCGACTCGGTCGCCGGTCCGTCGGAAGTCGTCGTCATTGCTGACGAAACGGCGCATCCGGACCGGATCGCAGCTGACTTACTTGCCCAAGCTGAACACGACCGTGACGCTGTCGCTATCGCCTTCGTGCCGACAGAAGAGATGAAACAAGCCGTTGATGCAGAGATCGAGCGGCGCTTACAACAATTGCCGCGTCAAGAGATTGCCCGTCGAGCAATGGAAAACGGTGGCGTCTTTGTCGCCCCACTCGAGACAGCGATTGAAGAAGCGAACCGTCTCGCAGCGGAACACTTGGAACTCGCGGTTGCTAATCCGCAAGAGGTCGTCAAGTCGATCCGTCACGCCGGGATGATCTTCCTCGGTCATGAGACACCGGAAACGCTCGGCGATTACGTCGCCGGAACGAACCACGTCTTACCGACATCCGGGACAGCTCGTTTTGCGTCTGGATTATCAGCGCGGACGTTCCTACGTCACCAAACGATGCTCGAAGCAACACGCGCAGGCGTACAACGTCTCGCGAACGCAGCGAAGACCGTTGCTCGAGTTGAAGGACTTGAAGCACACGCACAAGCTATCGAAGTGAGGGAAGACTAA
- the hisG gene encoding ATP phosphoribosyltransferase: MRIGITKGRLSKATERYLKEAGVETWGAIERELIVKRGEHEFVFMKGSDLIPYVAQGVLDVAITGSDILLESDQELSELTELPFGVCRMSVCAKEPLQFEGGRRVRIATKYPVIAKRYFSELGVDVDIVPLNGSVELAPLLGLADAIVDIVETGETLRANGLNEYEKIIDISARFFTSEWTLKRKRVEVIRLLEQLTEGVTRS, from the coding sequence ATGCGAATCGGAATTACGAAAGGACGGCTGTCGAAAGCGACAGAACGTTATCTAAAAGAAGCTGGCGTCGAGACATGGGGAGCCATTGAACGTGAACTGATCGTCAAACGGGGCGAGCACGAATTCGTCTTTATGAAAGGATCGGACTTGATCCCGTACGTTGCCCAAGGTGTTCTTGATGTCGCGATCACGGGGAGTGACATCTTACTTGAATCGGATCAAGAACTATCGGAACTGACAGAATTGCCGTTCGGTGTCTGCCGAATGTCCGTCTGTGCGAAGGAGCCCTTGCAATTTGAAGGTGGGCGCCGCGTCCGGATCGCGACGAAGTATCCGGTCATCGCGAAACGTTACTTCAGCGAACTTGGTGTCGACGTCGACATCGTACCGTTGAACGGATCCGTCGAACTAGCACCATTGCTCGGACTTGCTGACGCGATCGTCGATATCGTCGAGACAGGTGAGACGTTACGCGCGAACGGACTAAACGAATACGAGAAAATCATCGATATCAGCGCTCGATTCTTTACGAGCGAATGGACGTTAAAACGGAAGCGGGTTGAAGTTATCCGCTTGCTTGAGCAATTGACAGAAGGAGTGACACGATCATGA
- a CDS encoding ATP phosphoribosyltransferase regulatory subunit — protein MQSFSTIRLKDGATDYVGASATRLQRVIRQLEDGLEQSNYTRLITPLIEEIGGREQIRMDFTTSVARALSERGREQYKRVFYSGSVFQPEEKFQVGFEERGQIAEVEAIQLAVRLVEELTGKEVTLSIGDAGLIEHLIETRVGDHHLRDQVTQMLRLRNVIELKRIAGQLDDALLAKLPLLFGREGAETILPYVDETRLNAVLDLSEAVNADLDFGQMGLQTYYDGITIHGFIEGVTEPVLVGGRYDRLYEQFGQEQQAFGIGFSVERLAEVL, from the coding sequence ATGCAATCATTTTCTACGATTCGACTCAAGGATGGAGCGACTGACTACGTCGGTGCCTCGGCAACGCGGCTTCAACGGGTTATCCGTCAGCTCGAAGATGGACTCGAACAATCTAACTATACCCGATTAATCACCCCTTTAATTGAGGAAATCGGTGGACGGGAACAGATTCGGATGGACTTTACGACGAGTGTCGCGCGTGCCCTTAGCGAACGCGGTCGCGAACAATATAAACGTGTCTTCTACAGTGGCTCGGTCTTTCAACCGGAAGAGAAGTTCCAAGTCGGGTTTGAGGAACGGGGACAAATCGCAGAAGTCGAAGCGATCCAGCTTGCGGTCCGACTCGTTGAGGAACTGACAGGAAAAGAAGTCACACTCTCAATCGGCGATGCCGGGTTGATCGAGCATTTGATTGAGACGCGCGTCGGTGATCACCACTTACGTGACCAAGTGACACAGATGCTCCGTTTACGTAACGTCATCGAACTGAAGCGGATTGCGGGTCAACTCGATGATGCGTTGCTTGCAAAACTTCCTTTATTATTCGGACGTGAAGGAGCAGAGACGATTCTACCGTATGTTGACGAGACACGACTCAATGCCGTGCTTGATCTTTCGGAAGCCGTCAATGCCGATCTCGACTTCGGTCAAATGGGCTTACAGACGTACTATGACGGGATCACGATCCACGGTTTCATCGAAGGTGTAACAGAACCGGTCCTCGTCGGTGGACGCTACGACCGGCTTTATGAACAATTCGGACAAGAACAACAGGCGTTCGGCATCGGATTCTCGGTCGAACGGTTGGCGGAGGTGCTCTAA
- the hisJ gene encoding histidinol-phosphatase HisJ — protein MQLLKWDGHVHSPYCPHGTKDPLEAYIERALEQGLERISFTEHAPLPEGLTDPAPDNDSGMSFATADAYLKELTQLRETYKNEIDIRIGMEFDYWEGHVDGTRDIIARYADVLTDGILSLHYLYIDEQYYGVDFSKESFGEIVTKLGSVTAVHERYYEGIQALVMTDLGAHQPKRLGHLTLPTKFIQAYPLESNPSNLDDTLRKIRQANFTLDVNTAGLRKPLCGLSYPYPELLQVTQSLSIPLVYGSDAHLAKDVGADFDFKW, from the coding sequence ATGCAATTATTGAAATGGGACGGTCACGTCCACAGTCCATATTGTCCACACGGTACGAAGGATCCACTCGAAGCCTACATCGAGCGTGCCTTAGAGCAAGGCTTAGAACGAATCAGCTTCACGGAACATGCCCCTTTACCAGAAGGTCTGACGGATCCCGCGCCGGATAACGATTCCGGAATGTCGTTCGCGACAGCCGATGCCTACCTGAAGGAATTGACGCAACTACGCGAGACATATAAGAACGAGATCGATATCCGGATCGGGATGGAGTTCGACTACTGGGAAGGGCATGTCGATGGCACACGTGACATCATCGCCCGCTACGCTGACGTCTTGACCGACGGCATTCTCTCACTGCACTACTTATATATCGATGAGCAGTACTATGGCGTCGACTTCAGCAAGGAAAGCTTCGGTGAGATCGTCACGAAACTAGGGAGCGTCACAGCCGTCCACGAACGGTATTATGAAGGTATCCAAGCCCTCGTCATGACGGACCTCGGTGCACACCAGCCGAAGCGCCTCGGTCACTTGACGTTACCGACGAAGTTCATCCAAGCCTATCCGCTTGAGTCGAATCCGTCGAACCTCGACGACACGTTACGGAAGATTCGTCAGGCGAACTTCACACTCGACGTCAACACGGCCGGACTTCGTAAGCCGTTATGTGGTCTTTCCTATCCTTACCCGGAACTCCTGCAAGTCACGCAGTCGTTATCGATTCCGCTCGTCTATGGATCAGATGCCCACCTTGCAAAAGATGTCGGTGCTGATTTCGACTTCAAATGGTAA
- the hxlB gene encoding 6-phospho-3-hexuloisomerase: MTHIQTIIEELTSTVEAIDATETKELADTVLQANRIFLAGAGRSGLMGKAFVMRLMHMGLDAYVVGETVTANLRKGDLLIVGSGSGETKTLIPIVEKAQQLGGTVAVVTINPTSTLARLADLIVKLPGVSKERTASADETVQPMGSLFEQTMLLFYDALILQIMEDKQLDSQTMYGKHANLE, translated from the coding sequence ATGACACACATTCAAACAATTATCGAAGAACTGACTTCGACAGTTGAAGCAATCGATGCGACGGAGACAAAAGAACTGGCAGACACTGTGCTGCAAGCGAACCGAATTTTTCTCGCAGGAGCTGGTCGCTCCGGCTTGATGGGGAAAGCGTTCGTCATGCGGCTGATGCACATGGGACTCGACGCGTATGTCGTCGGCGAGACGGTCACGGCGAATTTACGCAAGGGTGACTTGTTGATCGTCGGTTCCGGATCAGGTGAGACGAAAACATTGATTCCAATCGTCGAAAAAGCACAGCAACTCGGGGGAACCGTTGCCGTCGTCACGATCAATCCAACGTCGACGTTAGCACGATTAGCCGACTTGATCGTCAAACTGCCTGGAGTTTCAAAAGAACGAACGGCATCAGCGGACGAGACGGTTCAACCGATGGGATCGTTGTTCGAACAGACGATGTTGTTGTTCTATGATGCCTTGATTCTGCAAATCATGGAAGACAAACAGCTCGATTCGCAGACGATGTACGGGAAACACGCCAATCTAGAATGA
- the hxlA gene encoding 3-hexulose-6-phosphate synthase, whose protein sequence is MKLQLAIDLVDTAGAIALVKEIGEDNLDIVEIGTPVVINEGLRAVKEMKEAFPNLTVLADLKIMDAAGYEVSQAVAHGADIVTILGAAEDMSIKGAVEEAKKSGKQILVDMIAVKDIATRAKELDALGVDYICVHTGYDLQAVGQNSFEDLATIKSVVTNAKTAVAGGIKMETLPEVIAARPDLIIVGGGITGQDDKQETASTMHRMLQEA, encoded by the coding sequence ATGAAATTACAACTCGCAATTGATTTAGTCGATACAGCAGGTGCAATCGCTTTAGTCAAAGAAATCGGGGAAGACAATTTAGATATCGTTGAGATCGGCACACCGGTTGTCATCAACGAAGGGCTTCGCGCCGTCAAAGAAATGAAAGAGGCGTTCCCGAACTTAACGGTTCTCGCTGACTTGAAGATCATGGATGCTGCTGGCTATGAAGTCAGCCAAGCTGTCGCACACGGTGCTGACATCGTGACGATCCTTGGCGCTGCTGAAGACATGTCGATCAAAGGGGCAGTCGAAGAAGCAAAAAAATCAGGCAAACAGATTCTCGTCGATATGATTGCTGTGAAAGATATCGCAACACGTGCAAAAGAACTTGATGCGTTAGGCGTCGACTACATCTGTGTCCACACAGGTTACGATCTCCAGGCGGTCGGTCAAAACTCATTTGAGGATCTTGCGACAATCAAGTCGGTTGTGACGAACGCAAAAACAGCTGTTGCGGGTGGCATTAAGATGGAGACGTTACCGGAAGTCATCGCTGCACGTCCTGATCTGATCATCGTCGGTGGAGGAATCACAGGACAAGACGATAAACAAGAAACAGCGTCAACGATGCACCGGATGCTGCAAGAGGCGTAA
- a CDS encoding winged helix-turn-helix transcriptional regulator — protein MPHFEDRQFNCEKELTLSIIGGKWKMLILWHLGKEGTKRFGELKSLMPGITQRMLVNQLRELEDHHIIHREVYPVVPPKVEYSLTSHGHSLMPILDAMYDWGKDYAKNVLEIDFEQHKISQ, from the coding sequence ATGCCACATTTTGAAGACCGTCAGTTTAATTGTGAGAAGGAACTAACCCTCTCAATCATTGGGGGAAAATGGAAGATGCTCATTCTTTGGCACTTAGGCAAGGAAGGAACGAAACGCTTCGGAGAACTGAAAAGTCTGATGCCCGGCATCACGCAACGGATGCTCGTCAATCAACTACGGGAACTCGAAGACCACCATATCATTCACCGAGAAGTCTATCCGGTCGTACCACCTAAGGTCGAATACTCGTTGACATCGCACGGACATAGCTTAATGCCGATTTTAGACGCGATGTATGACTGGGGTAAGGATTATGCGAAAAATGTTCTTGAGATCGATTTCGAACAACATAAAATATCGCAATAA
- a CDS encoding GNAT family N-acetyltransferase, whose translation MIRRATLMDGKSLSDLMRRIDRETKYMLYEPEERVLSTEQAEAFIEKFGQAANSDIFVVDVDEQLVGYVLVVGGEPSRIRHRANLVIGLLDAYTGRGLGAGLLEAVDTFAIEAGLIRLELTVRKDNLRAIELYHKFGFNIEGTRIASLFIDGEYVDELAMSKIYTTEEH comes from the coding sequence ATGATACGACGTGCCACGTTAATGGACGGAAAGTCCTTATCGGACTTGATGCGACGAATTGATCGGGAAACGAAATATATGCTGTATGAGCCAGAGGAACGTGTTCTCTCGACGGAACAGGCAGAGGCGTTCATCGAGAAATTCGGTCAGGCTGCGAACTCAGATATTTTCGTCGTGGATGTTGACGAACAACTTGTCGGGTATGTGCTTGTCGTTGGTGGTGAGCCGAGTCGGATCCGTCACCGGGCGAATCTTGTCATCGGTTTGCTCGATGCCTATACGGGTCGTGGACTCGGTGCGGGTCTACTTGAAGCGGTTGATACCTTTGCCATTGAAGCAGGTCTTATCCGACTCGAGTTGACGGTTCGAAAGGACAACTTGCGAGCAATCGAGCTCTATCATAAGTTTGGCTTCAACATCGAAGGCACACGGATCGCATCACTCTTCATCGATGGCGAATACGTCGATGAACTGGCGATGTCGAAGATCTATACGACGGAAGAACACTAA
- a CDS encoding zinc metalloprotease HtpX, producing the protein MDSIKINSGLWKRLFLFSFLNISLIVTLLFITNGDIIGLLPFLLIYSCTMPFVSLLFSKRSAKKAFNLFVFQDDQHYSPEYEWYFQTTHQLATKAGFKKMPEVAIYESSDMNAFATGRSKNSSLIAISSGLLHKMDSSGIEAVIAHEIAHIKNGDMVTQTLLQAFINILLATILLPITFYKWASILISDRDTEPFVWLIWLLEAVVTLVLLFFANLILKMYSRKREFGADFLAARLTNPQKMMSALQQLHGEPDLLPSQRKFATSQFNGRRKWLELFSTHPSVNKRIKNLQKKFNLN; encoded by the coding sequence ATGGATTCAATAAAAATAAATAGTGGATTATGGAAAAGATTATTTCTATTTAGTTTTTTAAACATCTCTCTTATAGTTACATTATTATTTATTACTAATGGCGATATTATTGGATTATTACCTTTTTTACTCATTTATTCGTGTACAATGCCTTTTGTAAGTTTACTTTTTTCAAAAAGATCTGCCAAAAAGGCATTTAATTTATTTGTTTTTCAAGATGATCAACATTACAGCCCAGAATATGAGTGGTATTTCCAAACTACACATCAACTTGCTACAAAAGCAGGGTTTAAAAAAATGCCTGAAGTAGCAATTTATGAATCCTCTGATATGAATGCTTTCGCAACAGGAAGATCAAAAAATAGTAGTTTAATTGCTATTTCATCTGGATTACTACATAAAATGGATTCAAGTGGTATTGAAGCAGTTATTGCGCATGAAATTGCTCACATTAAAAACGGAGATATGGTGACACAAACACTTCTTCAAGCTTTTATAAATATTTTATTAGCTACAATCTTACTACCAATCACATTTTATAAATGGGCTTCAATTTTAATTTCAGATAGAGATACTGAACCATTTGTTTGGTTAATTTGGCTTTTGGAAGCCGTCGTAACTTTAGTACTTTTATTTTTTGCTAATCTAATCTTAAAAATGTATTCACGAAAAAGAGAATTTGGAGCTGACTTTCTGGCAGCTCGGTTAACAAACCCTCAAAAAATGATGTCAGCTCTTCAACAACTACATGGCGAACCGGATTTGTTACCATCCCAAAGAAAATTCGCGACTTCTCAATTCAACGGAAGAAGAAAATGGTTAGAGCTATTTTCTACACACCCATCAGTAAATAAAAGAATAAAAAATTTACAAAAAAAATTCAATTTAAATTAA